The Gossypium hirsutum isolate 1008001.06 chromosome D06, Gossypium_hirsutum_v2.1, whole genome shotgun sequence genome contains the following window.
GTAAATGAACTAAGCCCGAACAAACTTTTGttcatgttcatttatttatttttgagctTGTTTATGATCGGTTCATGTTcgttaataatttcaaatttatgtttatattcatttacttaaaattatataattgaaCATACTCACAAACAATattcatgaaaaataataagcaaacaACAAATTAGCTTTAAATAATACATGAACAGAACACCAAATGTTGCATTAGTATGCTTCATCAACACTGAATGTGGGCATAATTCactcaaaaatgaaaaatttctaTAAAATGCTTTTAatagtataatgataaaattatattttaatttttttttattcacttCTGGTCCCTTTAAACAACTTTTTGGCCTTGCCCCTTATGGAAGTGGATATCGCAATGGATAGCTTGGGATAAAGGAGTAAGAGAATCCAAGTGAAGACTAAAGATGTATACTCTACTTTTGGTATCTTATCGTCTCTTTTATCTACAatttgtatacatgtatatatacattaccaacaAATTATACAAGTGACATAAAATACTACAAAAATACTACAACGTGATTGTTCAAATGGTTCACTTGTGAGTTGATTCTAGTTGTGTTTTTTAACACTGATGTGAACTGTGTGGACCCAATTAAGCTTAGCTACAATCTAACATCACATGCAATGACCAGGGACCATGAAGACCCCTAAGTTATATATTGATGGTATAGCTGATTGGAAAAGATAATTTGAAGTTGAATACGGTAGATAGTTAGATATTTGCACTTCTAATTTGGTAGTTTGATTGCTTAGCTATTTTTTTTATACCATACTTGGAACTATTCATAatcttttctcaatttttaaatcGATATTAACTTAACTAAGGCTCAATCAGCCGAATGATTAGGTATTTGGATATTAAAGAATCAAAGACACTGGAGGCTTGTAAGTCACTACAACGATAGTGTAATATTGGGTAATTTACATTTTGGGTCgctaaatttaacatcaatttttgTGTAGGTCgcaatgctttaatttcattaaattatattattgaatttttgtTAATAACAAATTAAATCACTTGTGCTAACTTTACCAAATAATtttagggataaatatcaaaactatacatgaattttgattcaatatGCAATGTCACAcgtgaattttgatttggtgccattttatacatgaaattttgatttgattcaatttttacaaatCACTAACAACATTGTCGAGTTAACATCATTTTACGTTGATATATTGTatacataaacaattatattaatcaaatatgaaaataaatgtatatattaaatctcaaatatacaaaaaattcACAAACTTTAAGGACATTATAACCTTcaaatttttactctataatttaattaaaaaataaataacccCTTCTCAAcacataaatagaaaaataatgtaaTTCGGTGTATTTGAACTTATGTTCtgctacattgacaacaataccgaTATCAATCGAACTAGACTCAATCGACATCATATTACCTAGATTTTAGATGttgaatattaagataaaataaaaatccccatttatttattttccatttttgtttCTTCTCCGGCTACTATTTTATTGGATTTACCATTACCATGTTCACATTCaagtttggtatatatatttttgttaaattctactattagtcctTGCACTTTATGAAAAGTTGTAATTTGATCTTTGTACTTTTcgaattaatcaattttaatttctgcactttttgaaatttgaaattttaatccttACTCAAACAATAacagttaaatttgtttggttaaatcTAATTATTAGTAATGTACTATGCATAAAATTGTATATATGGTCAATATTCTCCATTTGGATAATTCTAAATCCCTATAttctcttttcaaaatttgaaattttaatatttacatagaTGACTGTCGTTAATCTATTAACtagatttttagtgagtaatatgtgaaaataacaaggtgACATGGTATTATACATATAATAGTATGTTAGGCGTATCAGattatggaaaaaaaagaatttaacttAATAAACTTAATAGTTTTCATGAGGAttggaattttaaattttaaaaagtacagggactaatagcaaaattcAACCTATTTTCTTTTCCCTTTATAAACTCATACATCACTACACTTTCTTCCGCCCCACATTCAAAATCCACTATATGGATTCACAACCATCAACAATGGCGATTCTCTTGCTAATGATGTTCACTTTATCATCAGCTTTCGACATGTCAGTCGTATCCTACGACAAATCCCATCCCGACCGGTCGATGTCTAGTTGGAGAACCTTCGACGAGGTTATGGCAATGTATGAGGACTGGCTTGTAAAAGATGGCAAAGTTTACAATGGTTTAGGAGAGAAAGAGAAAAGGTTCGAGATTTTTAAAGATAATCTCAGGTTCATCGATGAACATAACTCGGAGGAGACACATAGTTTCAAGCTTGGGTTGAACCAGTTCGCCGACTTGACCAACGAGGAGTACCGTTTTACTTTCTTGGGTGTTAAGAAACCTAATAAGAAGGTTTCCAAGAGGAGTGATCGTTACGTGCACCTCCTCGGCGAGGCGGCCTTGCCGGATTCTGTTGATTGGAGGACAAAAGGTGCTGTGGCTCCGGTTAAAGATCAAGGTTCTTGTGGTAAGTTGCATGATCATCATTGTTTTTTCATCTTTGTTGGGTTTTAAATTTGTTGAAGTTTTTATTTTGTACAtcaaaactaaatatatatatatatatataaaaagggtattgtggatatttttattttgatcacccGTCTTTAATTTGGGGTTAGAGAATATTATTCTACATTCATTTTAGTTACTCAATTTTAGTGAGTTCTCATTTTAATCActcatttttttttagaattaattttatttaaaaaaatttagttttatggaaaattgaGTTATTTAGTTGTGGAGATAAAATTCAAGTTTTTTCTTGTAACTCAATTCCTTattaaaaaattaaggtttttctgtaaaaaaattaaaattaattctaaaaatagaaaaaaaataaaggaaattgaaaagataaaatagggttttctgtaaaaaaaactcaaataatttctaaaacttcaatttttttataaaaaactaaaattaattctaaaaagaattaaaaaaaaagataaaataagtgaccataataaaaatatattaaaattgaataaccAAAATAACATCGCTTCACCCCAAATTAGCGACAAATAACGAAAATGAAAATAGTTTGTAACGACAAtggtttttttacaaaatttttttattttcaatacttaaaatgaaaatttatgaatttaaggTCACCAACTGCATAATTTATCTTAAATGTTTGATAAGATGATTTTAATTGACGATTCAACGTTGACTACAGGGAGTTGCTGGGCTTTTTCAACTATTGCTGCAGTGGAAGGGATAAACAAAATCATTACAGGCGACCTCATAGTTCTCTCAGAGCAAGAATTAGTGGATTGTGATACATCCTACAATGAAGGATGCAATGGTGGCCTTATGGATTATGCCTTTGAATTCATCATAAAAAATGGTGGCATTGACACTGAAGAAGATTACCCTTATACCAATCATAATGGCAGATGTGACACCTATAGGGTAAGTGTTCGAATACATTAGTAATTACCTACAAAACTGTTATttgattattcaattttattttatttttattagtagtAGATTAATATGATAGTTTTTAAACACTCAAcagttatatattatgtaatttaatttttttttgtagttttatttttctttgtgacattgaaaggttaatttaaaaaaaaagatgaaaattattatatTGGGTTTTTGGATGTTTCAGTTTTTTgcatattttcaatcaaatttagttgatatatttgatttttagctttttaggcGAAAAGATCACAAAGAAAAGCAGAAatgtaaaaaagataaaattacaaaatatgcaAATGTTGAAGGttagattttttagaattaagactaaattgacacaatgtataaatgttaagggttaaaGTTACTATTATACCACTTTTAAAATCTACCACCGTTAACTCGCTAGTTATGATTATGGTGTTTTGTGATTTGCAGAAGAATGCCAAGGTTGTTTCAATTGAAGCCTATGAAAATGTTCCGGAAAACGACGAGGGTGCATTGAAAAAGGCAGTCTCAAATCAACCGGTTAGTGTTGCTATCGAAGCCGGAGGCAGAGCTTTCCAGTTATATCAATCTGTAAGTTTTGTCTATGGATTGAATGCTTTGTTTATAATTGACAATGAAACAACAAAGTAATGTGTGTTTTTGTCCGTTATTGTATTTTAGGGTATATTTGATGGTCAATGTGGCACACAATTAGACCATGGTGAGACTATTGTTGGATATGGTACTGAAAATGGTAAAGACTATTGGATTGTAAGGAATTCATGGGGTGATAATTGGGGAGAGGCAGGCTATGTCCGGATGGAACGAAACGTGGTTGATACCAAGACCGGCAAATGCGGAATTGCAATGGAAGCCTCTTATCCTATCAAAACGGGACGAAATCCACCTAATCCGGGTCCTTCTCCGCCGTCTCCCGTAAAGCCTCCTACGGTTTGTGATAATTATTATAGTTGTCCCGAGAGCAATACTTGTTGTTGCGTCTACGAGCACTATGGCTACTGCCTCGCGTGGGGATGTTGCTCGATTGAGGCTGCTACTTGTTGTGAAGACAACTATAGTTGCTGTCCACATGACTACCCTGCTTGCAACATAAATGAACTTGCTTGATGGTAGTGACATTTTCGGTTTCGTTTTCTTGAAAAATTGTTATTGCTTGCATATACAGTGTCTTATTTTCGAATTCGTTTTCGCAGAGCAAGGACAATCCGTTGGGAGTGAAGGCGATGAAGCGGACTCCGGCGAAACCATTCTGGGGAGATGGAAGTGTAGTCGGAAAAAGCAGGGCTTAAATCGAAAACCGACATGTATGATGGTAGAGCATCTGTGAACAAACAGGTTGCTGTTAATTTCTATTGTCCTCTgtatttcatttcattatttattaatgGCTTCTAAGAATTTGATTACTTGTCAACATGTAATGTTGTTTATACTTTCTAcgtattaattattaaatttaggttTTCGTACGCGTATTTTAAACgagtttaatttttattctaaatgaaacaaaaaatagggtaaattttataattaatcacttaattattagtacatttttggtttggtcaatcaactaagaaattttttaatttaatcacttttTGATCCCCTATTAAATTGTTAATGGAAATGAAGATGCGGctttttttaattggtataataatatattCAGTCCTCAATACTCACTCGTTCTATCATTTTGGTCCTAATAttaaataattcaacaaatttaaccttccatatttataaattctatcaatttcatcctcaaactttttcaccaatcaaattttattttatttcttcgagAGCTTCAATGAGGCATTTACTtataacatttaaattaaatgcaACAGAAATAAAACATGCATCCATAAAAGCTTGTTTGCCAAATTTTCTATTTCAAGTTCTTTCGTTGCCCAATGAAGCcaatttgatttttgaaacagTCCATTTGAACCAGGTATTTCCCACGAACATCACTCAAGTCAAAGCACAAACAAAACCAAAATCGACAAACAAAACTGAGTCAGCACGTTGACAATGTGGCCTTTGACTTCCCCCCCCCCCCCTTTAATGAGTTCAACGTCAACTTTAAAGGAAGTTTATTAATGAATGAACCCCCTTTTAATCTGTGGTTAGATCCAAAGTCTTTGAAATTTTAGCCATTGACTTTACCTATTTCTGCACATGAAACTGGATTTGATTATAGCCTTAAATGACTTTATATGTGAACACAGCATGAAGGGAACCAAATACGACGAAATTCCAAGAATGTCAGCCATAATTCTCTaactaaaaacatataaaatagataggtttaattgagtttttagttcgaaatttgggatttaattattataatttgatttcATATAATTTGGTTCGCATATTGTTATAGTGTTATCAATAGATCTAAACTGATAACATCGTTAATTATTGTTGTTAAAgtgataatatgatttttttttgtttgttttttagtCATACAATCAAGGttgcataaaaatctaattaactatGTTTACAATCGATAATGAATTTATGTCATCTGAAtgcttgagttttttttttaattcacatCATCATTTTAATGAAACTAACAATGTTATCAATTTACAtctattaatattattacaaatgtgttaaaagtcTTCTTGAGAAGAAAATGGGTCGAAGGTTGGTTTTGGTTTCGTGAAATATTCAATCCTACAAGATAAAGGAATAACTATGGGGCCACCAAAGATTGAGATTTGGGACGTTTTCTATGCTTAAGTCAGTGAGGGAAAGGTAATGAAAGCTAGAGAGAATGTTTTTGTAGAATAATGATAGATAAAACCGTTCCTTCCATATGTAATTGGCTAAAGCTAGTACCTTTGATCCAATAGGACTATGCCTCGGGTCCTTTGTTGATCTTGCCCTCTGGCGTTTGGCAAGTACCGATCGATTTATCTAGACTTAAGTATATTCTCTTGAACCGGTATAACAAAACgcataaaaataaattacatcaaattaaacaaatttccAACTTTACTAAATTTCAAGATGGTAGAGGGACTTAAAATCATAACTAgaccaaataaatataaaaataaaattctattgATATTTAGGTGAGCAAGTTTCAATGGAATTTCCATTAACAATATACTCTATATAGTAGAACATTTCAGTCACATATGGCAATTCAAACAGGTTGATGTGTTGGAGATTAAGCAAGTTGATGGGTTTTctctcataaacaattcaaaaCCACCCCATGATTGATACAGCTAAGAAGATGACTAAAACAGGCTCTGTCAACCCTTACCAATTAAGGAGAGATAATTATATTCCCTCCATTCCTATAAATACTAGTTGCAGCAGCTTCTATATTGTCATACTAAGAACAGCATTTTTTTCATCAAGCTATAAAGTTGTTCTATACTCGTAGTCATGTCGATCCAAGGCCTTCCGTTCGAGGTTACAGGTACGACATATC
Protein-coding sequences here:
- the LOC121218178 gene encoding probable cysteine protease RD21B isoform X1; protein product: MDSQPSTMAILLLMMFTLSSAFDMSVVSYDKSHPDRSMSSWRTFDEVMAMYEDWLVKDGKVYNGLGEKEKRFEIFKDNLRFIDEHNSEETHSFKLGLNQFADLTNEEYRFTFLGVKKPNKKVSKRSDRYVHLLGEAALPDSVDWRTKGAVAPVKDQGSCGSCWAFSTIAAVEGINKIITGDLIVLSEQELVDCDTSYNEGCNGGLMDYAFEFIIKNGGIDTEEDYPYTNHNGRCDTYRKNAKVVSIEAYENVPENDEGALKKAVSNQPVSVAIEAGGRAFQLYQSGIFDGQCGTQLDHGETIVGYGTENGKDYWIVRNSWGDNWGEAGYVRMERNVVDTKTGKCGIAMEASYPIKTGRNPPNPGPSPPSPVKPPTVCDNYYSCPESNTCCCVYEHYGYCLAWGCCSIEAATCCEDNYSCCPHDYPACNINELA
- the LOC121218178 gene encoding probable cysteine protease RD21B isoform X2, which codes for MDSQPSTMAILLLMMFTLSSAFDMSVVSYDKSHPDRSMSSWRTFDEVMAMYEDWLVKDGKVYNGLGEKEKRFEIFKDNLRFIDEHNSEETHSFKLGLNQFADLTNEEYRFTFLGVKKPNKKVSKRSDRYVHLLGEAALPDSVDWRTKGAVAPVKDQGSCGSCWAFSTIAAVEGINKIITGDLIVLSEQELVDCDTSYNEGCNGGLMDYAFEFIIKNGGIDTEEDYPYTNHNGRCDTYRKNAKVVSIEAYENVPENDEGALKKAVSNQPVSVAIEAGGRAFQLYQSGIFDGQCGTQLDHGETIVGYGTENGKDYWIVRNSWGDNWGEAGYVRMERNVVDTKTGKCGIAMEASYPIKTGRNPPNPGPSPPSPVKPPTVCDNYYSCPESNTCCCVYEHYGYCLAWGCCSIEAATCCEDNYSCCPHDYPACNINELACSQSKDNPLGVKAMKRTPAKPFWGDGSVVGKSRA